From Leptolyngbya sp. 'hensonii':
GACGAGGTCTGAAGGGTGATGTGCCGATCGTGGCGATCGAGGCAACTGGTCATACTGGGCAGGGTAATCCCACCCCCCTGCCATCTGTGGCTGCGCCAGTAAGCAACTCTGCTGCACCACATGTCCCTGCTTCAGGCCCAACCCGATCTGCCAGTGACGGTGCAGCCGCTCCGGCCCCTGTTCCCCCTCCTGCTGCAGACAAAACCTGGGTGGAGATTACCTCCCCCATGGTGGGCACCTTTTATCGGGCTCCAGGCCCCGATGAGCCTCCGTTTGTGGATGTGGGCGATCGGATTCGTCCCGGTCAGACGGTTTGTATCATTGAAGCCATGAAGCTAATGAACGAACTGGAAGCCGAGGTGGCGGGTGAAATTCTCGAAGTTCTCGTACAGAATGGACAGCCTGTAGAGTACGGCCAAACCCTGATGCGGGTTAGCCCTCTATAGCACATTTTGCTATATTGAATATCGAGTGCTGGTGTAGCTCAGTGGTAGAGCAGCCGATTTGTAATCGGCCGGTCGCAGGTTCAAATCCCGTCACCAGCTTTTGTATGGCTGCAAGTTCGTACTCTCTTTGAGGGGTTCCTGATATGCCGCTTCAACTCCTAACTCAACCCCATGATTCTCCTACGGAACAGCGAGTACTGCTTCATGGTGTGGATTGGCATCAATACGAGGCCCTTCTTAATGTGCTGGGGGACAACTTCCCAACCTTGCGATTGAGCTATCTGGAAGCAACCCTGGAAATTATGACCAACTCTCCAGAGCACGAAGCCTTAAAGAAAATGATTGGGATGCTGGTCGAAGCCTACTTGCAGGAGACACGCACCTGGTTTCATGCTGGGGGTTCCACCACCTTTCGTCAGGCTGCAAAAAGACGAGGCTTAGAACCAGATGAATGCTACTGCTTGGGGTCCAAAAAGGAGTTCCCTGATCTGGCGATCGAGGTTGTGATCACCAGTGGCCTGGTCAACAAGCTGGAGATTTATCAAGGTCTGGAGGTGCCAGAGGTGTGGCAGTGGCAGGATCATCAATTTTCGATTTATCATCTGCGTCCCACCGGATATGAGTTAATCGTCACAAGTGAACTCCTACCAGACCTGGATATGGCTCTGCTAGCTCGGTACGTCCAGCCGGATGATCAGTTTAATGCGGTGATGGACTTTCGTGAAGCAATTCGTCAGGCAGAACACCGATCGCCATAATCAGCCGAGAACCTGGTGCGATCGTGGGTAGGGTGATGGCCGATCGGGTTGATGCCCGTGTCACGCGCAATTACCAGGTTCCAAAACTTTGAAATTAGGAAAGTGGATAGAGTTGGCCACTGCTTGGTAGTTGTACCTGGGTTTAGTAGCCGATCTTCATTTATTCTTTCTGAGAGTAAATCTAAAGAGATATGAACCTTTGCTGTCTATCTTGCGTAAACGGGATTAATATGCAGATTATTCGTTGCTCATATTCCCACTATAGATAGATAGGCAGCGGCGGATATATCTATATCCACCTATACGGAAAATGGGCAGAGAACGTCTTTTAGTCGATTGTTATGCATACAGTCTATGGCTGTTTTTTCGTAGAAGATACAAAAAATTCATTTCCTCATCTCACTATTCTTAATAATGTGGAGAAGTATGGCGTTGATCCGATTAAGTGATGCAATAAACAATCTTCGGGAAGAATTAAATCTTGCACAGGAACAGGGCAAGAAATCAGATTTGAAACTCAACATAAGCTCAATTGAGATTGAGCTAGAAGTAGTTGCAGAGAGTGAAGGAAGTGCTGGCACCAAAGTTAATTGGTGGGTACTTGGGGGAGAGCTTGCCTTAAAAGAAAAAGATGCTCGTAAGCATAAGTTAAAATTGACTCTACAGGCTTTAGATAGTAGTGGAAAAGCAATTCGCGTTTCTCAGGAACAATTGGAACGCCCAATGTAATCTCTCATTTTCCCTTTTCTCTTCAATATGAATCATAAGCGTGTTATCGAGATACATAATCCTCATCTTCAATGTGGAGGAACAGGTTATCTGATTCGGGATGATTTAATTCTCACAGCAAGTCACATAGTTGACTGTGATGAGGGTGCTGAAACATTTTATGATGTCCGTCTCATCGGAGAAGTTGAAGAAGGCTCACTCATATGGAGAGAAAAGGGAGCGAGGTTATGTTGGAAAGATAGGAATTTTGACCTTGCGCTGCTGAGGTTAATCGGCCATAGACCTAGATTTCTAGATCAAGATGATTCTGATATCAAACTTGGAAAACTAGGAGGTGAATCTCTCAATGCATGGGGATATGGGTTTCCGAGCGTTCAAATCATTCAAGGCCGTCAGAACCCAGAACCATTGGAAGGGAGGCTAAGCAAAATTGCTGGTTTAAAGGA
This genomic window contains:
- a CDS encoding trypco2 family protein gives rise to the protein MALIRLSDAINNLREELNLAQEQGKKSDLKLNISSIEIELEVVAESEGSAGTKVNWWVLGGELALKEKDARKHKLKLTLQALDSSGKAIRVSQEQLERPM
- the accB gene encoding acetyl-CoA carboxylase biotin carboxyl carrier protein, with product MQINLSELREFLTSLEQTEISELTLKSEDFELTVRRGLKGDVPIVAIEATGHTGQGNPTPLPSVAAPVSNSAAPHVPASGPTRSASDGAAAPAPVPPPAADKTWVEITSPMVGTFYRAPGPDEPPFVDVGDRIRPGQTVCIIEAMKLMNELEAEVAGEILEVLVQNGQPVEYGQTLMRVSPL
- a CDS encoding Uma2 family endonuclease; the protein is MPLQLLTQPHDSPTEQRVLLHGVDWHQYEALLNVLGDNFPTLRLSYLEATLEIMTNSPEHEALKKMIGMLVEAYLQETRTWFHAGGSTTFRQAAKRRGLEPDECYCLGSKKEFPDLAIEVVITSGLVNKLEIYQGLEVPEVWQWQDHQFSIYHLRPTGYELIVTSELLPDLDMALLARYVQPDDQFNAVMDFREAIRQAEHRSP